From the Lysobacterales bacterium genome, one window contains:
- a CDS encoding ABC transporter substrate-binding protein: MARRRLALPTAVSVTVRYPERIVCLTEEPTEVLYALGEQDRIVGISGFTVRPPRARREKPKVSAFLSAKIERILDLKPDLAIGFSDIQADIAQALIKAGIEVWISNHRSVEGIRAYILRLGAMVGAVDKARAYLADIDAGIERIRAQTAAWPKRPRVYVEEWDEPRISGIQWVAELVRIAGGDDIFPELAAEPLARQRILANDDEILRRAPELVLGSWCGKKFRPDLVAARPGWADVPAVRSGALVEIKSPLILQPGPAALTDGLYAVHEAIARVAMCEHR; encoded by the coding sequence ATGGCGCGACGGCGCCTGGCATTACCGACTGCTGTATCCGTGACCGTTCGATATCCCGAGCGCATCGTCTGCCTGACCGAGGAACCGACCGAGGTGCTCTATGCCCTCGGCGAACAGGACCGCATCGTCGGCATTTCCGGCTTCACGGTGCGGCCGCCGCGTGCGCGGCGCGAGAAACCGAAGGTATCGGCGTTCCTGAGCGCGAAGATCGAACGCATCCTCGACCTCAAGCCGGACCTCGCGATCGGATTCTCCGATATCCAGGCCGATATCGCGCAGGCCCTGATCAAGGCCGGCATCGAAGTCTGGATCAGCAACCATCGCTCGGTCGAAGGCATTCGCGCCTACATCCTGCGCCTCGGTGCGATGGTGGGCGCGGTGGACAAGGCGCGCGCCTATCTCGCCGACATCGATGCCGGCATCGAACGTATCCGTGCCCAGACCGCGGCTTGGCCGAAGCGGCCGCGCGTGTATGTCGAGGAATGGGACGAGCCGCGGATCAGCGGCATCCAGTGGGTGGCCGAACTGGTACGGATTGCCGGAGGCGACGACATTTTTCCCGAGCTGGCCGCGGAACCGCTGGCTCGGCAGCGCATTCTCGCCAACGACGACGAGATCCTCCGGCGGGCACCGGAACTGGTGCTCGGCTCCTGGTGTGGCAAGAAGTTTCGACCCGATCTCGTGGCCGCGCGCCCCGGCTGGGCCGATGTGCCCGCGGTGCGATCCGGCGCACTGGTCGAAATCAAGTCGCCACTCATCCTGCAACCGGGTCCGGCGGCATTGACCGATGGCCTGTACGCGGTGCACGAGGCAATCGCCCGCGTCGCGATGTGCGAGCATCGGTGA
- a CDS encoding ABC transporter ATP-binding protein/permease, producing MSAIPHPLQSATAPPEGGFATLRALWPYVWRFRLRIIVAMVFLIGAKAATISVSLLLKQIVDALDPKLAPLTVPVLLLATYGALRLASTLFTELRQIVFARVMARTARSITLAVFEHLHALSLRFHLERRTGGISRDLERGMGAVSDLLDWTVYTILPTLIEITVVCIILVRSFDASFAWITLGTLTLYVAFTFAVTEWRIRYYKAMNEADTNANARAVDSLLNYETVKYFNNEGFEADRYDHGLQTLENARVRSLKTLALLNIGQSSIVAIGLSLLVWRAAAGVVAGHMSIGDLVLVNAFLLQLSMPLNYLGMVYREVKQALTNIERMFALLAESRDVQDAADAKPLVPGSASVRFEHVGFGYDPRRAILQDLSFEVPAGQTVAVVGATGAGKSTLARLLYRFYDVDSGRITINGQDLRAVTQGSLRAAIGIVPQDTVLFNDTIYFNIAYGRPGATRDEVIAAARGAQILDLIERLPDGFESQVGERGLKLSGGEKQRVAIARTLLKNPPLLILDEATSALDTGTERLIQAQLDEVARNRTTLIIAHRLSTIVDADRILVLDGGRLVESGHHADLLARNGRYAELWRMQADAHATGAGTD from the coding sequence ATGTCCGCGATCCCGCATCCGCTGCAATCCGCCACTGCGCCGCCCGAGGGCGGCTTCGCCACGTTGCGGGCACTGTGGCCCTACGTGTGGCGCTTCAGGCTGCGGATCATCGTCGCGATGGTGTTCCTGATTGGCGCGAAGGCAGCGACGATCAGTGTCTCGCTGCTGCTCAAGCAGATCGTCGACGCACTCGATCCGAAGCTCGCGCCGCTGACCGTGCCGGTGTTGCTGCTCGCGACCTATGGCGCGTTGCGGCTCGCATCCACCCTGTTCACCGAACTGCGCCAGATCGTGTTCGCGCGGGTCATGGCGCGCACGGCTCGCTCGATCACGCTGGCGGTGTTCGAACACCTCCATGCCTTGTCACTGCGCTTCCATCTGGAACGCCGCACCGGCGGCATCTCGCGCGACCTGGAACGCGGCATGGGTGCGGTCTCGGACCTGCTCGACTGGACCGTCTACACGATCCTGCCGACGCTGATCGAGATCACCGTCGTCTGCATCATCCTGGTGAGGAGTTTCGATGCGTCGTTCGCGTGGATCACGCTCGGCACGCTGACCCTCTATGTCGCCTTCACCTTCGCGGTCACCGAGTGGCGCATCCGCTATTACAAGGCCATGAACGAGGCCGACACGAATGCCAACGCGCGCGCGGTCGACTCCCTGCTGAACTACGAAACCGTCAAGTATTTCAACAACGAGGGCTTCGAGGCCGACCGCTACGACCATGGCTTGCAGACTCTGGAAAATGCGCGCGTGCGCAGTCTCAAGACACTGGCGCTGCTCAACATCGGCCAGAGTTCGATCGTCGCGATCGGCCTGTCGCTGCTGGTCTGGCGCGCGGCCGCCGGTGTGGTCGCGGGCCACATGAGCATCGGCGACCTGGTGCTGGTCAATGCCTTCCTGCTGCAGCTGTCGATGCCGCTGAACTATCTCGGCATGGTCTACCGCGAGGTCAAGCAGGCGCTGACCAATATCGAGCGCATGTTCGCGCTGCTGGCGGAGTCGCGCGACGTGCAGGACGCAGCCGACGCGAAGCCGCTGGTGCCGGGCAGCGCCTCGGTTCGCTTCGAACACGTCGGCTTCGGCTACGACCCGCGTCGCGCCATCCTGCAGGACCTGAGTTTCGAGGTTCCGGCCGGGCAGACCGTGGCCGTGGTCGGCGCGACCGGTGCCGGCAAATCGACGCTGGCGCGCCTGCTGTACCGCTTCTACGACGTTGACAGCGGCCGCATCACGATCAACGGGCAGGACCTGCGTGCGGTCACCCAAGGGTCGCTGCGCGCCGCCATCGGCATCGTTCCGCAGGACACCGTGCTCTTCAACGACACGATTTATTTCAACATCGCCTACGGCCGCCCAGGCGCGACGCGCGACGAGGTGATTGCCGCCGCGCGCGGGGCACAAATCCTCGACCTGATCGAACGCCTGCCGGACGGCTTCGAATCGCAAGTGGGCGAACGCGGGCTGAAGCTGTCTGGCGGCGAGAAGCAGCGGGTGGCGATTGCGCGCACACTGCTCAAGAATCCGCCACTGCTGATCCTCGACGAGGCCACGTCAGCACTGGATACCGGCACGGAACGGCTGATCCAGGCCCAACTCGACGAGGTCGCGCGCAACCGCACGACGCTGATCATCGCGCATCGGCTCTCGACCATCGTCGACGCCGACCGCATCCTGGTGCTCGATGGCGGCCGCCTGGTCGAGTCCGGGCATCATGCCGATCTGCTCGCCCGCAATGGTCGCTACGCCGAGTTGTGGCGGATGCAGGCCGACGCGCACGCGACCGGCGCAGGCACGGACTGA
- a CDS encoding NAD-dependent epimerase/dehydratase family protein: MSLPRVLIAGSGDLGRRIAARLREAGASVVSIARRPRPDEPDLIALDLTQPVAVRLPDAFDVLVHCLAPAIRDEAAYRAVYVDALRHLLDAVPGARRLVFVSSTAVYGDHGGARVDESAECRPREFNGRVLLEAEGLARSCGRDALVLRLGGLYGPGREMLLRRVRSGEPLPVSEPPLYSNRIHVDDAAAAASHLITQSAAGTFNLVDDCNAPQPDVLDWLADRLQWPRLARVAGPVPAENKRVDNGRLRGTGFRFDYPDYLTGYDALLR; encoded by the coding sequence ATGTCCCTGCCGCGCGTGCTGATCGCCGGCAGCGGCGATCTGGGGCGCCGGATCGCGGCCCGCCTGCGCGAGGCCGGTGCATCCGTGGTGTCGATCGCACGGCGTCCGCGTCCGGACGAACCCGACCTGATCGCGCTCGACCTGACCCAGCCCGTCGCGGTTCGGCTGCCCGATGCCTTCGACGTGCTGGTGCACTGTCTGGCGCCCGCAATCCGCGACGAGGCCGCCTATCGGGCGGTCTATGTCGATGCCCTGCGTCATTTGCTCGATGCCGTTCCCGGCGCGCGCCGACTGGTTTTCGTCTCCAGCACGGCGGTGTATGGCGACCACGGCGGCGCCCGGGTCGACGAGTCGGCCGAGTGCCGTCCGCGCGAGTTCAATGGCCGCGTCCTGCTGGAGGCTGAGGGGCTGGCCCGGTCCTGTGGTCGCGACGCCCTGGTGCTGCGCCTTGGCGGACTCTACGGCCCCGGGCGCGAGATGTTGCTGCGGCGGGTGCGTTCCGGCGAGCCGCTGCCGGTGTCGGAGCCACCGCTGTACAGCAACCGCATCCATGTCGACGACGCCGCCGCAGCCGCAAGCCATCTGATCACGCAGTCGGCTGCCGGCACCTTCAACCTGGTCGACGATTGCAACGCGCCGCAGCCCGACGTGCTGGACTGGCTGGCCGACCGTCTGCAATGGCCGCGTCTGGCTCGCGTCGCGGGACCGGTTCCGGCGGAGAACAAGCGGGTCGACAACGGTCGCCTGCGCGGCACCGGATTCCGCTTCGACTATCCCGACTACCTCACCGGTTACGACGCGCTGTTGCGGTGA
- a CDS encoding DUF4399 domain-containing protein has product MMRLLLSSLVLLSATAFADDAPAPTPAPAGASAYIIAPADGATVKGEVTVRFGLRGMGVAPAGIAQANTGHHHLLIDVDTLPKAGEAIPNDAQHRHFGGGQTEVALTLAPGKHTLRLLLGDHLHRPHDPPVMSEPVTITVE; this is encoded by the coding sequence ATCATGCGTTTGCTGCTTTCAAGTCTGGTCCTGCTGTCGGCGACCGCCTTCGCGGACGACGCGCCTGCACCCACGCCGGCCCCGGCCGGCGCCAGCGCCTACATCATTGCCCCGGCCGATGGTGCGACGGTGAAAGGCGAGGTGACCGTGCGTTTCGGCCTGCGTGGCATGGGCGTCGCCCCCGCCGGCATCGCCCAGGCGAATACCGGGCATCATCACCTGCTGATCGACGTCGACACCCTGCCCAAGGCCGGCGAGGCCATCCCCAACGATGCCCAGCATCGCCATTTCGGCGGCGGCCAGACCGAAGTCGCGCTGACGCTCGCGCCCGGCAAACACACGCTGCGCCTGCTGCTCGGCGATCACCTGCATCGGCCGCATGATCCGCCGGTGATGTCGGAACCGGTCACGATTACGGTCGAGTGA
- a CDS encoding phosphotransferase family protein → MSDLPLDALSAWCDTHVRDFRGPVTATKFKGGQSNPTYRLEAASGTYVLRRKPFGQLLPGAHAVDREFRVLSALHGHGVPVAKPLALCTDESVIGAVFYVMAHVDGRIFWDPSLPDIGADQRAAYYDEITRVLAALHDIDVGAVGLGDFGKPGSYFERQIATWSKQYRASETHRIDAMETLIERLPARCPQDDGRVALVHGDFRIDNLIWHPVEPRILAIVDWELATLGHPLADLGYFCMALRLPRNPALPGLAGLDRVALGIPDEAGLIERYQHQGHRSSIGDWPFVLAFAFFRLAAIAQGVAKRAQQGNASNERAAEAGAMTALLANMGADALAQTGSS, encoded by the coding sequence ATGAGCGACCTGCCCCTCGATGCCTTGTCCGCCTGGTGCGACACGCATGTACGCGATTTCCGGGGGCCGGTGACGGCGACGAAGTTCAAGGGCGGGCAATCGAATCCAACCTATCGGCTAGAAGCAGCGTCGGGCACGTATGTGCTGCGACGCAAGCCGTTCGGCCAATTGCTGCCGGGCGCCCATGCCGTCGACCGCGAATTTCGGGTGCTGAGCGCACTGCATGGCCATGGCGTGCCGGTCGCGAAGCCGCTGGCCTTGTGCACCGATGAATCGGTGATCGGCGCGGTGTTCTACGTGATGGCGCATGTCGATGGGCGCATATTCTGGGATCCGTCCCTGCCCGACATCGGTGCGGATCAGCGCGCCGCGTATTACGACGAGATCACGCGCGTACTCGCAGCACTGCACGATATCGACGTCGGTGCGGTCGGACTCGGCGATTTCGGCAAGCCCGGCAGTTATTTCGAGCGCCAGATCGCGACCTGGAGCAAGCAGTATCGCGCCAGCGAAACCCATCGCATCGATGCGATGGAGACGCTCATTGAGCGGCTGCCCGCGCGCTGTCCGCAGGACGATGGTCGGGTTGCGCTGGTGCACGGCGACTTCCGCATCGACAACCTGATCTGGCACCCGGTCGAGCCACGCATCCTCGCCATCGTCGACTGGGAACTGGCCACGCTCGGGCATCCGCTCGCCGACCTCGGCTACTTCTGCATGGCCCTGCGCCTGCCGCGCAATCCGGCACTGCCCGGCCTCGCGGGACTGGACCGCGTCGCACTCGGCATTCCCGACGAAGCGGGCTTGATCGAGCGTTACCAGCATCAGGGCCATCGCAGCAGCATCGGCGATTGGCCCTTCGTGCTGGCGTTCGCGTTTTTTCGCCTGGCGGCGATCGCACAAGGGGTCGCGAAACGTGCGCAACAGGGCAATGCTTCGAACGAACGTGCGGCCGAGGCCGGTGCGATGACGGCCTTGCTGGCGAACATGGGTGCGGACGCGCTGGCACAAACGGGTTCTTCGTAA
- the aroK gene encoding shikimate kinase AroK, which produces MNPSPNLFLIGPMGAGKSTIGRRLAAHFALPFVDLDEEIERRNGVSVALIFELEGETGFRQRESRLIEELTHRDGVVLATGGGAVLAESNRSLLHAHGYVLYLSASVPQQLTRLARDAKRPLLRAPDRRERLEAMAQLRNPLYEEIADMTVTGSNSAVAQAARQIAARLEMQWQRAGVAA; this is translated from the coding sequence ATGAATCCTTCGCCGAATCTGTTCCTGATCGGGCCGATGGGCGCAGGCAAGAGCACGATCGGCCGGCGTCTCGCCGCCCATTTCGCCCTGCCCTTCGTCGACCTCGACGAAGAGATCGAACGCCGCAACGGCGTCAGCGTCGCGTTGATCTTCGAACTCGAGGGCGAAACCGGATTCCGGCAGCGCGAATCACGCCTGATCGAGGAACTGACGCATCGCGATGGCGTGGTGCTCGCCACCGGCGGCGGCGCGGTGCTCGCGGAATCCAACCGCAGCCTGCTTCATGCCCACGGTTACGTGCTCTACCTGTCGGCCAGCGTGCCGCAGCAACTCACGCGACTGGCCCGTGATGCCAAGCGTCCGCTGCTGCGGGCACCGGACCGACGCGAGCGCCTGGAAGCCATGGCGCAATTGCGCAATCCGCTGTACGAGGAGATCGCCGACATGACCGTCACCGGTTCGAATTCAGCGGTCGCGCAGGCGGCGCGCCAGATCGCCGCGCGCCTGGAAATGCAGTGGCAGCGCGCGGGAGTCGCGGCATGA
- a CDS encoding response regulator transcription factor, with protein MLEDDRDQADLYRAWLEQAGFLVRAYAEVKDFRRRLGAESIDLLLLDWNLGEGSGLDLLEWLRQSAHARLPVIFLTARTAEEDIVSGLKAGADDYVVKPAKASELIARIQTVLRRSGVANTPTGGGGGWVEEVLPYKFDLDKRSVSLNGELIDLTDREFDLASYLFRRHGRIVSRAALLENVWNLGGDVNTRTVDTHVSRLRKKMLLTGESGWMLSAVYQHGYRLEPAK; from the coding sequence CTGCTGGAAGACGACCGCGATCAGGCCGATCTGTATCGCGCCTGGCTCGAACAGGCCGGTTTTCTGGTGCGCGCCTACGCCGAAGTGAAGGATTTCCGGCGCCGGCTCGGTGCGGAATCGATCGATTTGCTGCTGCTCGACTGGAACCTCGGCGAAGGTTCCGGGCTGGATCTGCTGGAGTGGTTGCGCCAGTCGGCGCATGCCCGTCTGCCGGTGATCTTCCTGACCGCGCGCACGGCCGAAGAAGACATCGTCTCCGGATTGAAGGCGGGCGCCGATGATTACGTCGTCAAGCCGGCCAAGGCCTCGGAGCTGATCGCGCGCATCCAGACCGTCCTGCGCCGCAGTGGCGTCGCCAACACGCCGACGGGCGGTGGCGGTGGCTGGGTCGAGGAAGTCCTGCCCTACAAGTTCGACCTCGACAAGCGCTCGGTCAGCCTGAATGGCGAATTGATCGACCTCACCGACCGCGAATTCGATCTCGCTTCCTACCTGTTCCGTCGTCATGGCCGCATCGTCAGTCGTGCCGCGCTGCTGGAAAACGTCTGGAACCTTGGCGGTGACGTGAACACGCGCACCGTCGACACCCACGTCAGCCGTCTGCGCAAGAAGATGCTGCTGACCGGCGAGAGCGGCTGGATGCTGAGCGCCGTCTACCAGCACGGTTACCGCCTCGAACCGGCGAAGTGA
- the xrtH gene encoding exosortase H — protein sequence MLRFSILFLVLLLVLFTLEVLGPVEKHVILPFTESLATFSTWLIRLFDDSVKTYGNVIQSTSVAWGVSIERGCNGVEAVIILFAAIFAFPAPWRHRFVGFGLGFLAIQSLNIVRIVSLFYLGEWETAKCLPGQECHRLWFDWFHLYLWQALIILDALVVWLIWLRYLPRPERRDRPPPSAPMTPAVA from the coding sequence ATGCTGCGCTTCTCGATCCTGTTCCTCGTTCTGCTCCTCGTCCTGTTCACGCTGGAAGTGCTGGGTCCGGTCGAAAAGCACGTCATCCTGCCGTTCACCGAAAGCCTGGCGACGTTCTCGACCTGGCTGATCCGCCTGTTCGATGATTCGGTGAAAACCTACGGCAATGTCATCCAGAGCACCTCGGTGGCCTGGGGCGTGTCGATTGAACGCGGTTGCAACGGCGTCGAGGCGGTGATCATCCTGTTCGCTGCGATCTTCGCGTTCCCGGCACCTTGGCGACATCGATTCGTCGGCTTCGGTCTCGGTTTCCTCGCGATCCAGAGCCTGAATATCGTGCGGATCGTCAGCCTGTTCTACCTCGGCGAATGGGAAACCGCGAAGTGCTTGCCCGGGCAGGAATGCCATCGCCTGTGGTTCGACTGGTTTCATCTCTACCTGTGGCAGGCACTGATCATCCTCGACGCCCTCGTGGTCTGGCTGATCTGGCTGCGCTACCTGCCGCGTCCCGAGCGTCGCGACCGCCCGCCGCCGTCGGCGCCGATGACGCCGGCCGTGGCCTGA
- a CDS encoding acyl-CoA dehydrogenase family protein codes for MALSPLFPFSERAHALHAELDRFVRERVLPAEADFDAHIEQPGQRWTIPPIIEALKTEAKQRGLWNLFLPDPQLGAGLSNLDYAPLAELSGQSLIAPETINCNAPDTGNMEVLHHYGSPEQQRRWLKPLLDGHTRSAFAMTEPEVASSDATNIATRIERDGNHYVVTGRKWWITGAMDPRLDFFIVMGVTNPEAEPHRRHSQIIVPKSTPGVVVVRPLHLFGFDDAPNGHAEVRFDGARVPLDHLIAGEGRGFEIAQGRLGPGRIHHCMRLIGLAQRALDAMVARARTRIAFHRPLAEQGMVREAIALSRCDIEQARLLTLAAAQKLDVGGARGAKDEIGMIKIVAPRMAQRVIDRAIQVHGALGVSEDSFLSKAYAGARALSLADGPDEVHLTALAKSMVGAR; via the coding sequence ATGGCGCTGTCGCCGTTGTTTCCGTTTTCCGAACGCGCGCATGCCCTGCATGCCGAACTCGATCGATTCGTGCGCGAGCGCGTGTTGCCGGCCGAGGCCGACTTCGACGCGCACATCGAGCAACCCGGCCAGCGCTGGACGATTCCGCCGATCATCGAAGCACTGAAGACCGAAGCGAAGCAGCGCGGCCTGTGGAACCTGTTCCTGCCCGACCCGCAGCTCGGTGCCGGCCTGTCGAATCTTGACTACGCACCACTCGCGGAGCTGAGCGGGCAGTCCTTGATCGCGCCGGAAACGATCAACTGCAACGCGCCCGACACCGGCAACATGGAAGTGCTGCACCACTACGGGTCGCCTGAACAGCAGAGGCGCTGGCTGAAACCGCTGCTCGACGGACACACGCGCTCGGCGTTTGCGATGACCGAACCGGAGGTGGCTTCGAGTGATGCCACCAATATCGCGACCCGAATCGAGCGCGATGGCAATCACTACGTGGTGACCGGACGCAAGTGGTGGATCACCGGCGCGATGGACCCGCGCCTCGACTTCTTCATCGTGATGGGCGTGACCAATCCGGAGGCCGAACCGCATCGCCGTCACAGTCAGATCATCGTGCCGAAGTCGACCCCGGGCGTGGTCGTGGTGCGGCCACTGCATCTGTTCGGTTTCGATGATGCGCCGAATGGCCACGCCGAAGTGCGCTTCGATGGCGCGCGCGTGCCGCTCGATCACCTGATCGCCGGCGAGGGCCGTGGCTTCGAGATCGCACAGGGGCGTCTGGGCCCCGGTCGCATCCACCACTGCATGCGCCTGATCGGCCTGGCGCAACGTGCGCTCGACGCGATGGTGGCGCGTGCGCGAACCCGCATCGCCTTCCATCGTCCGCTTGCCGAACAGGGCATGGTCCGCGAAGCGATCGCGCTCAGTCGCTGCGACATCGAACAGGCGCGCCTGCTCACGCTCGCCGCAGCGCAGAAACTCGACGTCGGCGGTGCCCGCGGTGCCAAGGACGAGATCGGCATGATCAAGATCGTCGCGCCGCGCATGGCCCAGCGCGTCATCGACCGCGCGATCCAGGTCCACGGCGCGCTCGGCGTATCCGAAGATTCATTCCTGTCGAAGGCCTACGCCGGCGCGCGTGCGCTCAGCCTCGCCGACGGCCCCGACGAAGTACACCTCACCGCGTTGGCGAAATCGATGGTGGGCGCGCGATGA
- the pdxH gene encoding pyridoxamine 5'-phosphate oxidase, translated as MLSDELLSTFQRLMAEAEAAGESDANAMNLATTQSDGRVSSRIVLLKGLDSRGFTFYTNLDSDKGRQLRAHPRAALCFHWKRLRDGVQVRVEGQVEPVTDEAADAYFATRPRESQLGAWASLQSQTLPDRATFEQRFAEVEQRYANAPVPRPPHWSGRCVRPDLIEFWFGVRFRLHERHRHEWRDGAWHYRLLYP; from the coding sequence ATGTTGTCCGACGAATTGCTGTCCACCTTCCAGCGCCTGATGGCCGAAGCCGAGGCCGCGGGTGAGTCCGATGCGAATGCGATGAACCTGGCGACGACGCAGTCCGACGGCCGCGTGTCGTCGCGCATCGTGCTGCTGAAAGGACTGGATTCGCGGGGTTTCACGTTTTACACGAATCTCGACAGCGACAAGGGCCGACAACTGCGGGCGCATCCGCGCGCGGCACTGTGTTTCCACTGGAAGCGACTCCGCGACGGCGTGCAGGTCCGCGTCGAAGGTCAGGTCGAACCGGTGACCGACGAGGCCGCAGACGCCTATTTCGCGACGCGTCCCCGCGAGAGCCAGCTCGGCGCCTGGGCGTCCTTGCAGTCGCAGACCTTGCCCGACCGCGCCACCTTCGAGCAACGATTTGCCGAAGTCGAACAGCGTTACGCGAACGCACCGGTGCCGCGGCCGCCGCATTGGTCGGGCCGCTGCGTCAGGCCCGACCTGATCGAGTTCTGGTTCGGCGTGCGCTTCCGGCTGCACGAGCGGCATCGCCACGAATGGCGCGACGGCGCCTGGCATTACCGACTGCTGTATCCGTGA
- the aroB gene encoding 3-dehydroquinate synthase codes for MKRVVDVQLGARSYPVTIAPGLLDDPEAIKATVAGRHVLVVSNEVVAPLALDRVRQALSARSLASLVLPDGEVQKSLVNADRVFSALAKIGASRDATLIALGGGVIGDLTGFAAALWMRGVPFVQIPTTLLAMVDSSVGGKTAVNLAQGKNLVGAFHQPRAVLIDPAVLATLPKRELRAGFAEVVKYGAIGDHAFFGWLEHHAEALLMLKSDSTVEAIERSVRHKAGVVARDEREDGERALLNFGHTFGHAIETLGEYRGLNHGEAVAVGMVLAAELSARIGMASSADLDRLNDLLVRLGLPTRIPHGYPADKLLDAMRLDKKAVSGQLRLILWRGIGRAEIIASVPDAKILETLRAGGAG; via the coding sequence ATGAAGCGGGTCGTCGACGTGCAACTCGGCGCGCGCAGTTATCCGGTCACGATTGCCCCCGGCCTGCTCGACGATCCCGAGGCGATCAAGGCCACGGTGGCGGGTCGCCACGTGCTGGTCGTGAGCAACGAGGTGGTCGCGCCACTCGCGCTCGATCGCGTGCGTCAGGCACTGTCGGCGCGCAGCCTGGCGAGCCTGGTGCTGCCCGATGGCGAAGTGCAGAAATCGCTCGTCAATGCCGATCGGGTTTTCTCCGCGCTGGCGAAGATCGGAGCCAGCCGCGATGCCACACTCATCGCGCTGGGCGGTGGCGTGATCGGCGACCTCACCGGGTTCGCGGCGGCGCTGTGGATGCGCGGCGTGCCCTTCGTGCAGATTCCGACGACCTTGCTGGCCATGGTCGATTCCTCGGTCGGCGGCAAGACCGCGGTGAACCTGGCGCAGGGCAAGAACCTGGTCGGCGCCTTCCATCAGCCGCGCGCCGTGCTGATCGATCCCGCCGTGCTGGCCACCCTGCCCAAGCGCGAGCTGCGTGCGGGATTCGCCGAAGTGGTGAAGTACGGCGCGATCGGCGACCACGCCTTTTTCGGCTGGCTCGAACATCACGCCGAAGCACTGCTGATGCTGAAATCAGACAGTACCGTCGAAGCGATCGAGCGCAGCGTGCGCCACAAGGCCGGCGTGGTCGCGCGCGACGAACGCGAGGATGGCGAGCGGGCACTGCTGAACTTCGGACACACGTTCGGCCACGCCATCGAGACCCTGGGTGAATACCGCGGACTCAATCATGGCGAGGCCGTCGCAGTCGGCATGGTGCTGGCGGCGGAACTTTCGGCACGAATCGGCATGGCCAGCAGCGCCGATCTGGATCGCCTGAATGACTTGCTGGTCCGGCTCGGACTGCCGACGCGCATTCCGCACGGCTATCCCGCCGACAAGCTGCTCGATGCGATGCGCCTCGACAAGAAGGCCGTCAGCGGCCAGTTGCGATTGATTCTGTGGCGCGGCATCGGTCGCGCCGAGATCATCGCGTCGGTGCCGGATGCGAAGATCCTGGAAACCCTGAGAGCGGGCGGGGCCGGTTGA
- a CDS encoding VIT family protein → MRSKHVERHRTDRIGWLRAAVLGANDGIVSTASLVVGVASAGGSMREVMVAGTAGLVAGAMSMAAGEYVSVSSQADTERADLERERQELATDDVHERVELAGIYQQRGLDPELAKQVADQLMAHDALGAHARDELGISEMATARPVQAAFASALTFAVGAALPLLPVVLGPDRVSVAAVSAISMVCLGGLGALAGIAGGAKPWVGTVRVMGWGALAMGVTAAAGLLFGASG, encoded by the coding sequence ATGCGCAGCAAGCATGTCGAACGTCATCGCACCGATCGCATTGGCTGGCTGCGCGCCGCAGTCCTCGGCGCCAACGACGGCATCGTGTCCACGGCGAGTCTGGTCGTCGGCGTCGCCAGTGCCGGTGGTTCGATGCGCGAAGTGATGGTCGCGGGAACCGCGGGCCTGGTGGCCGGCGCGATGTCGATGGCCGCTGGCGAATACGTCTCGGTCAGTTCGCAGGCCGATACCGAGCGGGCCGATCTCGAACGTGAGCGCCAGGAACTCGCGACCGATGATGTTCACGAGCGCGTCGAACTGGCCGGCATTTACCAGCAGCGCGGTCTGGACCCGGAATTGGCGAAACAGGTGGCCGATCAGTTGATGGCGCACGATGCGCTGGGTGCCCATGCGCGCGACGAACTCGGGATTTCCGAGATGGCGACGGCGCGCCCGGTACAGGCGGCATTCGCTTCCGCGCTGACCTTTGCCGTGGGCGCTGCGCTGCCGCTGCTGCCCGTCGTGCTGGGGCCGGATCGCGTGTCGGTCGCCGCCGTCTCGGCAATCTCCATGGTGTGCCTGGGTGGACTCGGTGCGCTTGCCGGCATTGCGGGCGGCGCCAAGCCGTGGGTAGGCACGGTGCGCGTCATGGGCTGGGGAGCACTCGCGATGGGTGTCACCGCGGCGGCCGGACTGCTGTTCGGCGCCAGCGGCTGA
- a CDS encoding dodecin domain-containing protein, translated as MATNIAKVIEVTASSSKGIEDAVQSGLKKVAKTVKGIKGAWVSDIKVVTGDDGKVVEWRVNLRISFLVE; from the coding sequence ATGGCGACCAATATCGCGAAAGTCATCGAAGTCACCGCATCGTCCAGCAAGGGTATCGAGGATGCCGTCCAGTCCGGCCTGAAAAAGGTCGCGAAGACGGTCAAGGGCATCAAGGGTGCATGGGTCAGCGACATCAAGGTCGTGACCGGCGACGACGGCAAGGTCGTCGAGTGGCGCGTCAACCTGCGCATCAGTTTCCTGGTCGAATGA